In the genome of Mytilus edulis chromosome 14, xbMytEdul2.2, whole genome shotgun sequence, the window aaatgaaaataaatatttctgcccattaaaaaaaaattatttcgtcACTTTATTTCGGTGATGATAAAAAAAAGGGAGGCGTATGGTGGCCAGTTAAgaccatttcgcgttttcgccttttatattctatagggcgaagtcgaaaacgcgaaatcgcgaagtcgaaaaccaAGTCGAAAACCAAGTCGAAAACGTGAAAAGGCGAAGTTGAAAACACGAAAACCTCGAAGTTGAAAAGTCGAAAACGCTAAGtcttcgacttcgcgatttcgcgttttcgccctatagaatatgaaaggcaaAAACACAgaaacgcgaaatggccttaaccggtcACCATAGAGGAGGGTAATTTACCATGactatcaaattataaacaaatttatcCAGTTTTCAAATAAATAGGACCTCTGGCTTTTCCTTGAAGATAAGTCCTGGTCCATGAGTGGCACCCACCATGAGGCTCATGGTAAATCCTACACCATTAGTAGGCACCCATCATGATGCTCATGGCAAGTTCTACTCCTATAATGGCATCCATTGTGGTTCATGGCAAATCCTACTCCGTAAGTGGCATCCATCATGTAGCTCATGGCAAATCCTACTCCATTAGTGGCAACAATCATGAGACTCTAACAAGTCCTACACCATTGGTGGCACCTATTATGTGGCTCATGGCAAGTTCTACTGCTATAGTGGCATCAATTGTGGTTCATGGCAAATCCTACTTCATAAATGGCACCTATCATGTGGCTCATGGCAAATCCTTCTCCATTAGTGGCAACCATCATGAGACTCATGGCAAATCCTACTCCATTAGTGGAACTCATAATGAGGTTCATGGCAGGTCCTTCTCATGTAGTGGTTCATTGCAAATCATACTCCATTAGTGACACCAGGTGACTTCTGGCAAGTCCTGCTCCTTTATTGGCACCTATTATGTAATGCATTGCAAATCCTACTCCATAAGTGGCACCCATCATGTGGCTCAAGGCAGTAAGTGATTGTTTGTTTGCACATTATAATTGTGATCCTTATTTTGATGCCCATTAGGGATATTAAGTCAATCATTGTTATATGTTTGCAATACATTGTTCTAGGTCAAATAGAgtatgaacaagaatgtgtccatagtacatggatgccccattcgcactataattttccatgttcagtggaccgtgaaatcagggtaaaaactttaatttggcatttaaattagaaagatcatatcaaagggaacatgtgtactaagtttcaagttgattggactgcaacttcatcaaaaactacctttaccaaaaactttaacctgaagcgggacaaacggacgaaAGGACGAACAGACcaacggatggacgaacggacaTACAgtcagaccagaaaacataatgcccctcttctatcgtaggtggggcataaaaataaatttggtaGGTCAGAATAAAGTGGAGAGAATGAAGAATCAAATACGAGCCAAGACTGAAGTTCAATTTGTCTCTTGAAAAAGAAATCATTTTCAATGGACGCTTTTTACTTAAGTTTCAGTTGGGAATTTTTCAAGACCCTGCATGTAAAGCACAAGAAGAAACTTTTTTTCATGTTTCAAGGGTGAAAAAGGATACTATGAATGAGTACCTTTTATACACAGCAAAAGATCATACTGGTCTGCTATAATAATCTATTAACATTCTATTCAAGTCAAATAAAGTCAAAAGACACCAGAGGTA includes:
- the LOC139504076 gene encoding uncharacterized protein gives rise to the protein MLMASSTPIMASIVVHGKSYSVSGIHHVAHGKSYSISGNNHETLTSPTPLVAPIMWLMASSTAIVASIVVHGKSYFINGTYHVAHGKSFSISGNHHETHGKSYSISGTHNEVHGRSFSCSGSLQIILH